The proteins below come from a single Halobacillus salinarum genomic window:
- a CDS encoding FecCD family ABC transporter permease, whose product MKRKPEAFLPKYRLLVLIGCLLLLLLTMAASLALGSRPVEWNEVLQGLTFEHVESYGANVVQDRIPRTIFSLFCGAALGVSGSLMQAVTRNPLADPSILGVNMGAALFVVGGIAFFSISTASQYIWLALAGALLTSIFVFGIGSMGSGGATPLKLILAGAAISAALSSLVIAIMIPRSYVMDQFRFWQVGSVGKADWSTVQTFLPFLIIGVLVALISASALNAMALGDELATGLGVRTGVLRLVAAIAAVLLCGAATALAGPIGFIGLLATHVTRLVLGPNLRYVIPGSAFAGAVILTVSDICGRILGRPGEVEAGLITAFIGAPILIILAMKTKVRSL is encoded by the coding sequence ATGAAAAGGAAGCCGGAAGCTTTTTTACCTAAGTACAGGCTGCTTGTACTGATCGGCTGCCTCCTCCTGCTTTTACTTACTATGGCCGCTTCTTTAGCCTTAGGTTCAAGACCGGTGGAATGGAATGAAGTGCTTCAGGGACTGACTTTTGAACATGTGGAATCTTACGGGGCAAACGTCGTGCAGGACAGGATTCCCCGGACAATTTTCAGTTTATTTTGCGGAGCAGCTCTCGGGGTGTCGGGTTCTTTGATGCAAGCGGTCACGCGTAATCCACTTGCAGACCCGAGCATCCTGGGTGTCAATATGGGGGCCGCTCTTTTCGTGGTTGGCGGTATTGCCTTCTTTAGTATCAGTACCGCGAGCCAATATATCTGGCTTGCTCTAGCCGGAGCATTGCTTACTTCCATATTCGTCTTTGGTATTGGTTCGATGGGAAGCGGAGGTGCAACGCCACTGAAGCTGATTCTGGCCGGAGCTGCGATAAGCGCTGCCCTCTCTTCCCTTGTAATTGCCATCATGATTCCGCGTTCCTATGTGATGGATCAATTCAGATTCTGGCAGGTAGGAAGTGTCGGCAAGGCGGATTGGAGCACGGTCCAAACCTTTCTTCCTTTCTTAATAATAGGCGTTCTGGTTGCCCTCATATCGGCCTCCGCTCTAAATGCAATGGCGTTAGGAGATGAACTGGCGACCGGTCTTGGTGTGCGCACAGGCGTTTTGAGACTTGTTGCAGCGATAGCAGCGGTCTTATTATGTGGCGCAGCTACTGCTTTAGCAGGACCTATTGGATTTATCGGCCTCCTGGCTACCCACGTCACGCGTCTTGTCCTTGGTCCCAACCTTCGTTATGTCATTCCTGGCTCCGCCTTTGCCGGAGCTGTCATCTTGACGGTTTCAGACATTTGCGGAAGAATTCTCGGTCGTCCCGGAGAAGTTGAGGCTGGTTTGATCACCGCCTTTATAGGTGCTCCTATACTAATCATACTTGCTATGAAAACGAAAGTGCGTTCATTATGA
- a CDS encoding PadR family transcriptional regulator produces MDQSVFKSLRFSETHRKEVHKKIKGPGTGEEEILISILQLLENERTGFTLSKKLRARGIVKFEDNEGHLYTALHKLEHKAYLCSKWKEDGGKYYRLTQRGARLLQKYESSSHQKDLLQPLIEVLQP; encoded by the coding sequence ATGGACCAGTCCGTATTTAAAAGCCTCCGGTTTAGTGAGACCCATAGGAAAGAAGTGCATAAAAAAATAAAAGGGCCAGGAACTGGTGAAGAGGAGATCCTGATTTCTATTCTGCAGCTTTTAGAAAATGAAAGAACGGGTTTTACTTTATCAAAGAAATTAAGAGCCAGGGGCATCGTTAAATTTGAAGATAATGAAGGGCATTTATACACAGCGTTACACAAATTAGAACACAAGGCATATCTCTGCTCTAAGTGGAAGGAGGATGGTGGGAAATATTATAGGCTTACGCAAAGAGGGGCCAGGCTTTTGCAAAAGTATGAATCATCTTCTCATCAAAAAGATCTTTTGCAGCCGTTGATCGAGGTGTTGCAGCCATGA
- a CDS encoding isoprenyl transferase — MNIPFFSNKTSGPLMDQGESTPEHIAIIMDGNGRWAEKLGMSRAAGHKEGVSTVVKIVKAAVDCNVKVLTLYTFSTENWKRPKKEVDTILSMPKEFLQEYLPTLISNHVRIQAIGDMENLPFYTREAVQYAVARTSENNGLQLNLALNYGSRHELLTAMKEMFKDLNDDKLSLRQLSEKDFSKYLYTAGMTDPDLLIRTGGEKRLSNFLLWQLAYTEFWFTDVLWPDFSEGEFLHAVEDYRQRKRRYGGL, encoded by the coding sequence ATGAACATTCCTTTTTTCAGTAATAAAACATCAGGACCCTTAATGGATCAGGGAGAAAGTACACCCGAGCATATTGCGATCATTATGGACGGGAACGGACGTTGGGCCGAGAAGCTGGGCATGAGCAGAGCTGCTGGACATAAAGAGGGAGTATCGACCGTCGTCAAAATAGTCAAAGCAGCCGTCGATTGTAACGTGAAGGTCCTTACCCTCTATACGTTTTCTACAGAAAACTGGAAACGTCCAAAAAAGGAAGTAGATACGATCCTAAGCATGCCTAAAGAGTTCCTGCAAGAATATTTACCAACCCTTATATCGAATCATGTACGTATTCAGGCGATCGGGGATATGGAAAATCTTCCTTTCTATACGCGGGAAGCCGTACAATATGCCGTCGCCCGTACCTCTGAAAATAACGGCCTTCAGCTTAATCTTGCCCTTAACTATGGAAGCAGACACGAGCTTCTGACGGCGATGAAAGAGATGTTCAAGGATCTTAACGATGACAAATTATCCTTACGTCAATTAAGTGAGAAGGACTTTTCAAAATACCTTTATACAGCTGGCATGACTGACCCTGACCTGCTCATTCGTACAGGAGGGGAAAAACGTCTGAGTAATTTCCTGCTTTGGCAGCTGGCTTACACCGAATTCTGGTTTACAGATGTGCTGTGGCCGGATTTCTCTGAGGGGGAATTTTTGCACGCGGTGGAGGACTACCGGCAGCGAAAAAGAAGGTATGGAGGATTATAA
- a CDS encoding ABC transporter permease, producing MVNLVRNENMKIYRRMRTWILLGLMVAFVLFFNIIAWQEGSKAQDENWQAALIQEKQDLSETVKQGKLGEEDEAYFKQQIAIMNYQLERNIRSTEGTMWGGVNDSAELAIVITIFTIIIAGDMLAGEFSSGTIKLLLIRPASRVKILVSKYISVLMFGLLLLLTLFVLSIVVNGILFGFGHMDLPLVTMNAQGDIVEKSMILDLWKTYLFNSVSTIMFVTMAFMISSAFRSSTMAIGFSIGALFGGHIILELLKRFDWSKYLLFANTDLTQYLSGSPFKEGMTLSFSIGVLTVYFLLFNLTSWLLFTRRDVAA from the coding sequence TTGGTTAATTTAGTGCGCAATGAAAATATGAAAATTTACCGGCGGATGAGAACGTGGATCCTCCTCGGACTCATGGTCGCTTTTGTACTGTTTTTCAACATCATCGCCTGGCAGGAAGGGAGTAAGGCGCAAGACGAAAATTGGCAGGCAGCATTGATTCAGGAAAAGCAGGACCTAAGTGAAACCGTCAAGCAGGGGAAGCTGGGGGAAGAAGACGAGGCGTACTTTAAGCAGCAGATCGCCATCATGAACTATCAATTAGAGCGGAATATTCGTTCAACGGAAGGCACGATGTGGGGCGGCGTGAACGACTCGGCTGAGCTGGCCATCGTAATCACCATTTTCACGATCATCATTGCGGGAGACATGTTGGCGGGTGAATTTTCCTCAGGTACGATCAAGCTGCTGCTTATCCGGCCAGCCAGCCGGGTCAAGATCCTCGTATCCAAGTATATTTCTGTTCTCATGTTCGGCTTGCTGCTGTTACTTACTCTGTTTGTGCTCTCTATCGTGGTGAACGGAATCTTATTCGGCTTTGGTCATATGGATCTCCCGCTGGTCACCATGAATGCACAAGGAGACATCGTTGAAAAAAGTATGATCCTCGATCTGTGGAAAACGTACTTGTTCAACAGTGTCTCTACCATCATGTTCGTAACGATGGCGTTTATGATCTCATCCGCGTTCAGAAGCAGCACGATGGCCATCGGGTTTTCCATCGGCGCTCTGTTCGGAGGGCATATCATTCTCGAGCTGCTGAAGCGTTTCGACTGGAGTAAATACCTGTTGTTCGCGAATACCGATCTTACCCAGTACTTAAGCGGAAGTCCTTTCAAAGAAGGCATGACTTTGTCCTTTTCCATCGGTGTACTCACCGTTTATTTCCTATTATTCAATCTCACGTCCTGGCTCCTTTTTACACGTAGAGATGTAGCTGCTTAA
- a CDS encoding helix-turn-helix domain-containing protein — MAIIIHIDVMLAKRKMSVTELSEKVGITMANLSILKNGKAKAVRFSTLEAICKTLDCQPGDILEYKSDEDTP; from the coding sequence ATGGCCATTATTATTCATATTGATGTGATGTTAGCCAAACGGAAAATGAGTGTAACGGAGCTTTCAGAGAAGGTTGGAATTACGATGGCGAATCTGTCCATTCTGAAAAATGGAAAAGCAAAAGCGGTTCGTTTTTCCACATTAGAAGCGATATGTAAGACGCTGGATTGTCAGCCGGGTGATATTTTGGAATACAAAAGCGACGAAGATACTCCATAA
- a CDS encoding DUF2975 domain-containing protein codes for MKRGTTVFLKIAVVLIGIPILALCIFLVPEIGNFAADLYPEMAYIKYLVFIDMYAAAIPFYFALYQAFKLLIYIDKNEAFSELSVIALRKINYCAITISALYVIGMPLYYLMQRKVDPPGITLIAFIIIFSSIVIAVFSSVLQRLLREAIHTKKENDLTV; via the coding sequence ATGAAACGGGGAACAACCGTATTTTTGAAGATCGCTGTGGTTCTTATTGGCATTCCCATTCTTGCTCTTTGCATCTTTTTAGTGCCTGAAATTGGGAATTTTGCTGCCGACTTGTATCCAGAAATGGCTTATATAAAATATCTTGTTTTCATTGATATGTACGCAGCAGCCATTCCTTTTTACTTTGCGCTGTACCAGGCTTTTAAGCTTCTAATTTACATTGATAAGAACGAAGCGTTCTCAGAATTATCGGTCATCGCTTTAAGAAAAATCAACTACTGTGCCATCACAATCAGTGCCTTGTACGTGATCGGTATGCCGCTCTACTATCTCATGCAGAGGAAAGTGGACCCTCCAGGGATCACACTTATCGCATTTATCATTATTTTCTCTTCGATCGTGATTGCCGTGTTTTCTTCTGTCCTCCAACGGCTTCTAAGAGAAGCGATTCACACAAAAAAAGAAAATGATTTGACGGTCTGA
- a CDS encoding ABC transporter ATP-binding protein: protein MDNEPIISLRNVSKQIGRTTIVDDLSFEVPQGEIFGFLGPNGAGKTTTIRMIVGLMSVTKGQILIKGKNIQTEFEQAIHHVGAIVESPEMYKYLSGYQNLVHYARMVPGVKKERIAEVVSLVKMEKRIHDKVKKYSLGMRQRLGVAQALLHRPSLLILDEPTNGLDPAGIRELRDYLRHLTRTEGISVIVSSHLLSEMELMCDRVAILKQGKLVNVMPVQHLSRENDQAQTYRIQAKPPERALRVISGMDGIQGVKLTREEKFVEVTTEHERIPDILVGLMQHDIRIYGVQTVSQTLEERFLEITGGEQIG from the coding sequence ATGGACAACGAACCTATTATCAGCTTGCGTAATGTCAGTAAACAGATTGGCCGGACGACGATCGTCGATGATCTTTCCTTTGAAGTACCCCAGGGAGAAATATTCGGCTTCCTCGGTCCTAATGGGGCTGGGAAAACCACGACCATTCGGATGATCGTCGGACTGATGTCGGTTACAAAAGGTCAGATACTCATAAAGGGGAAAAATATTCAAACCGAATTTGAGCAGGCGATTCACCACGTTGGAGCAATCGTCGAAAGTCCCGAAATGTATAAGTATCTGAGCGGATACCAGAATCTTGTGCATTACGCCCGGATGGTGCCAGGTGTAAAGAAGGAGCGGATCGCAGAAGTGGTGTCGCTCGTCAAAATGGAAAAACGCATCCATGACAAAGTAAAAAAGTATTCGCTCGGCATGCGCCAGCGGCTCGGAGTCGCCCAGGCGCTGCTGCATCGACCGTCTCTGCTGATTCTTGATGAACCGACGAACGGTCTTGACCCTGCGGGGATTCGAGAACTGCGCGACTATTTGCGGCATTTGACCCGCACGGAAGGAATCAGTGTCATCGTTTCCAGCCATTTGCTATCCGAGATGGAGCTCATGTGCGACCGGGTCGCCATCCTAAAGCAGGGAAAGCTTGTTAACGTCATGCCGGTGCAGCACTTATCACGGGAAAACGATCAGGCTCAAACGTACCGGATCCAAGCCAAGCCTCCGGAACGGGCGTTACGCGTCATAAGCGGCATGGATGGGATTCAAGGTGTAAAACTGACCCGCGAGGAGAAGTTTGTCGAGGTCACCACCGAACACGAACGCATCCCGGACATTTTGGTGGGGCTGATGCAGCATGATATTCGAATCTATGGCGTCCAGACTGTCTCGCAAACTCTGGAGGAAAGATTCCTTGAAATCACGGGAGGTGAGCAGATTGGTTAA
- a CDS encoding sigma-70 family RNA polymerase sigma factor, producing the protein MEDSIEKNIEIQDKDTAINEIMEKYGQSLLQLVYSYVKNQAVAEDLTQEIFVKCYQNLHKYNGQSKLKTWLWRIAINHSKDYLKSWYNRKVVISEETMKSMENPCLNTEERVIQDYVDKELVTSIMRLPSKYREVIYLYYYEELTTREVAEVLKRNENTIKTRLKKAKAMLRKQLGGSL; encoded by the coding sequence GTGGAGGACTCGATAGAAAAGAATATTGAAATTCAAGATAAAGATACAGCGATAAATGAAATTATGGAAAAGTATGGGCAGTCCTTACTTCAATTGGTGTATTCTTATGTGAAAAATCAAGCTGTTGCTGAAGATTTAACCCAGGAGATTTTTGTGAAGTGTTATCAAAATTTACATAAATACAATGGACAATCCAAGCTTAAAACCTGGTTATGGAGAATTGCGATTAACCACAGTAAAGATTATTTGAAGAGTTGGTATAACCGTAAAGTAGTGATTTCTGAAGAGACCATGAAGAGTATGGAAAATCCTTGCTTAAATACGGAAGAGAGGGTGATTCAAGACTATGTAGATAAGGAATTGGTTACTTCTATCATGAGACTTCCTTCTAAATATAGAGAAGTTATTTATCTTTACTATTATGAGGAATTGACGACCAGGGAAGTTGCCGAAGTTCTTAAAAGGAATGAAAATACGATTAAAACCCGATTAAAGAAAGCAAAAGCCATGTTAAGAAAACAATTAGGAGGTTCATTGTAA
- a CDS encoding DUF2975 domain-containing protein — MKRSSTLFLRAAVIMIGIPVVGLCLFLPQIANEAIEEAKKGAEVAYVVIGILIFLYSSAIPFFFALYQAMKLLSHIDKNKSFAQTSVLALKKIRNCAIIISVLYVLALPLIYIAAEWDDAPGLIVIGLVIIGASLVISVFAAVLQRLLQEAIHIKSENDLTV; from the coding sequence ATGAAACGAAGTTCAACACTCTTCTTAAGAGCTGCGGTCATCATGATTGGAATCCCGGTTGTTGGTTTGTGCCTGTTTTTGCCCCAAATCGCGAACGAAGCCATTGAAGAAGCAAAAAAAGGGGCAGAGGTGGCTTATGTAGTCATTGGCATATTAATTTTCTTGTATAGTTCGGCCATTCCGTTTTTCTTTGCATTGTACCAAGCCATGAAACTCTTAAGTCATATAGATAAAAACAAATCTTTCGCTCAAACTTCTGTCCTGGCCCTTAAAAAAATTAGAAACTGTGCCATCATCATCAGTGTCCTCTATGTATTGGCTCTGCCATTGATCTACATCGCAGCGGAGTGGGATGATGCGCCCGGCCTCATCGTCATCGGCCTGGTCATTATAGGAGCTTCATTGGTTATATCAGTCTTTGCCGCCGTGCTTCAAAGGCTTCTACAAGAAGCGATTCATATAAAATCAGAAAATGATTTAACGGTTTGA
- a CDS encoding FtsW/RodA/SpoVE family cell cycle protein, translating into MKWNKEEYMEQVRKSIKNNDAKQMVTKELEYHIDQEREKLQQKNKMNAQDAEMHAVNQMGSPREVGKHFNNMYRPKTEWWLISLLLMAIGFSFLPMLMVNQDTGYSVSNKISYTLLGIALITAFLFLDYRKLQKWRWVFYGAGLAGISLFNSALVAYVDGSPTLHIGTVELKSIAFVPFFLVAFSSILANKKANLWNGLFLLFIPVYLYWHIADLQSLLILFVMFFTMAWTRPLNRKALLRVLVGGSVAVLTMGLWLFSIMKSYQIERILSFLHPKQYAESSGDLYLRIRELLAESGWFGHFGGKAALPLSHTDFVLVGLTYTFGWFTSIIAILVLLSLMVRLVWVNLYTKEMFGRMLITGGVVFYSVQFLYHLLMSFGLLPFASFSLPFLSYGMGPTLLNAVVFGIALSVYRRKDVIFSSSTG; encoded by the coding sequence ATGAAATGGAATAAGGAAGAGTATATGGAACAGGTGAGAAAATCCATTAAAAATAATGACGCTAAACAAATGGTTACTAAAGAACTTGAATATCATATCGACCAAGAAAGAGAAAAGTTACAGCAGAAAAACAAAATGAATGCTCAAGATGCGGAAATGCACGCTGTAAACCAAATGGGAAGTCCAAGGGAGGTTGGGAAACATTTCAATAACATGTACCGTCCGAAAACGGAGTGGTGGTTAATTTCACTGTTACTTATGGCCATAGGTTTTAGTTTTCTTCCCATGCTAATGGTTAACCAGGACACAGGGTACAGTGTAAGCAATAAAATTTCTTATACGTTGCTGGGAATAGCACTTATCACAGCATTTCTGTTCCTGGATTATCGAAAGTTACAAAAATGGAGATGGGTATTTTATGGTGCAGGTTTAGCGGGAATATCTCTTTTTAACTCGGCTCTCGTGGCTTATGTAGATGGGTCTCCTACCCTTCATATAGGGACAGTAGAACTGAAAAGTATAGCTTTTGTGCCGTTTTTTCTGGTTGCCTTTTCATCTATTTTGGCCAATAAAAAAGCTAATCTATGGAATGGGTTATTTCTGCTCTTCATCCCTGTTTACCTTTATTGGCACATTGCTGACTTGCAGTCCCTCCTCATCCTCTTCGTTATGTTTTTTACAATGGCATGGACTCGGCCGTTGAATAGAAAAGCTCTTTTAAGGGTTTTAGTAGGGGGGAGTGTCGCAGTTCTAACCATGGGTCTGTGGTTGTTTTCCATTATGAAAAGCTATCAGATAGAAAGGATTCTATCCTTCCTGCATCCTAAACAATATGCTGAAAGCAGCGGTGATTTGTACTTGCGAATTAGAGAGTTATTAGCTGAATCCGGCTGGTTTGGGCACTTTGGGGGAAAAGCAGCTCTGCCTTTAAGCCACACTGATTTTGTATTGGTCGGGTTAACCTATACCTTTGGTTGGTTTACATCCATCATAGCTATACTGGTACTTCTATCATTAATGGTTCGTCTCGTCTGGGTGAATCTATACACAAAAGAGATGTTCGGAAGGATGCTTATAACAGGCGGCGTAGTATTTTACTCTGTCCAGTTTCTTTACCATTTATTGATGTCATTTGGTCTGTTGCCTTTCGCGTCTTTTTCTTTGCCATTTCTAAGCTATGGAATGGGTCCAACTCTCTTGAATGCTGTAGTTTTTGGAATCGCGTTAAGTGTTTATAGGAGAAAGGACGTCATCTTTTCTAGCTCCACAGGCTAA
- a CDS encoding STAS domain-containing protein yields the protein MEKFTYEDSFQFKDFIEENSQLFKDTLLKEAVNVRDKTDEILRVGNIDLITNAHTLVGYIIEERDKELQAFAEQEGIAWATYSMAISFKLEWIQAIRRTLWYFFNKYILLSKDKSFNFFELEKQINNRVDDFLNTFFISYTKYKDSLINAQREQVEKLSVPIIPINPFVCVLPLIGTIDAQRIDILEDKMLTEIGEKRIQTIFMDLSGVPNINSDEIFRLIQIIDSASLMGCNTVLIGLRKEFVRKVTERGIKLNESTKTLGTLQQALREYLIT from the coding sequence TTGGAAAAGTTTACGTATGAAGATTCATTTCAATTCAAAGATTTCATCGAAGAAAACAGTCAGCTCTTCAAAGATACCTTATTAAAAGAAGCGGTTAATGTTAGAGATAAGACCGATGAGATTTTAAGAGTCGGCAATATCGATCTTATTACAAATGCTCATACACTAGTAGGTTATATCATCGAAGAGAGGGACAAGGAGCTTCAGGCTTTTGCGGAACAGGAAGGAATTGCATGGGCTACCTATTCTATGGCCATCTCATTTAAGTTAGAGTGGATACAGGCTATACGCAGAACTCTGTGGTATTTTTTCAATAAGTATATTCTATTGAGCAAGGATAAGAGTTTTAATTTCTTTGAGCTGGAAAAACAAATCAACAACCGTGTAGACGATTTTTTAAATACTTTCTTCATCAGCTATACAAAATATAAAGATTCATTGATCAATGCTCAAAGAGAGCAAGTTGAAAAGCTTTCCGTGCCAATAATCCCGATCAACCCCTTTGTATGCGTCCTCCCCTTAATCGGAACTATTGATGCTCAACGCATAGACATCCTTGAAGATAAGATGTTAACAGAAATAGGTGAAAAACGTATCCAAACGATATTTATGGACTTATCAGGGGTTCCAAATATTAATAGTGATGAGATTTTCCGGTTAATTCAAATCATTGATAGTGCCTCACTGATGGGTTGTAACACCGTACTCATCGGGTTAAGAAAGGAATTTGTAAGGAAAGTAACAGAACGCGGCATTAAGTTAAATGAAAGCACGAAGACATTAGGCACGTTACAGCAGGCATTAAGGGAATATCTTATTACATAA
- a CDS encoding helix-turn-helix domain-containing protein, which produces MAIVVTIDVMLAKRKMSVTELSENVGITMANLSILKNGKAKAIRFSTLEAICKALDCQPGDILEYTTDEDAQESS; this is translated from the coding sequence ATGGCAATTGTAGTTACTATTGATGTGATGCTGGCGAAGCGGAAGATGAGCGTGACCGAACTTTCGGAAAACGTTGGAATCACGATGGCGAATCTCTCTATTTTAAAAAATGGAAAGGCCAAAGCCATTCGCTTTTCAACTTTAGAAGCCATTTGTAAGGCGTTAGATTGTCAGCCCGGAGACATTTTAGAGTACACAACGGACGAAGACGCGCAAGAATCATCATAG
- a CDS encoding iron-siderophore ABC transporter substrate-binding protein: MGTKRISYLTALIILSSLLFIIGCSSESSSAIDSEKASSNPDTSEEEAASDSKYPITIEHAFGETVIESKPERVATVQWGNHDVALALGVVPVGFSAANYGVQDDSGLLPWTKEKLDELGVEDPNIYQDTDGLDFEAISDSNPDVILAGYSGITQEDYDTLSQIAPVVPYKEAPWETTWREQVTLDAKGMGMEEKGKKLIEETEALIKEKVSQYPELQGKKVAFATTSADDLSKIYVYTPDDPRGAFLEELGMEYPESLKKEMSKSDGFSLTVSAENADILNDADIIVSYGDEQLYQTVKEDPLLGKIPAIKRGSVVFIGNGTPLAASLNPNPLAISYTIDEYLKLLSEAADKVNE; the protein is encoded by the coding sequence ATGGGTACGAAACGAATTTCTTATTTAACTGCTCTAATCATTTTGTCGTCGCTATTGTTTATCATTGGTTGTTCTTCAGAAAGTTCCAGTGCGATCGATTCTGAAAAGGCTTCATCAAATCCGGATACAAGCGAGGAAGAAGCTGCTTCTGACTCAAAGTATCCAATCACTATTGAACATGCCTTTGGAGAAACTGTCATCGAAAGCAAGCCTGAAAGAGTAGCCACAGTGCAATGGGGAAACCATGATGTTGCACTCGCCTTAGGTGTTGTACCAGTCGGCTTCTCGGCCGCAAACTATGGCGTCCAGGATGACAGCGGCCTGTTACCCTGGACAAAGGAAAAATTGGACGAACTCGGAGTTGAGGACCCGAACATTTACCAGGATACGGACGGACTTGACTTTGAAGCCATTTCTGACTCGAACCCGGATGTGATTTTAGCCGGCTACTCAGGGATTACACAGGAAGACTATGACACTCTTAGTCAAATTGCTCCCGTCGTGCCGTACAAAGAAGCTCCATGGGAAACGACTTGGCGTGAGCAAGTAACTCTTGATGCCAAAGGGATGGGCATGGAAGAAAAAGGCAAGAAGCTCATTGAAGAAACGGAGGCTCTAATCAAAGAGAAAGTGAGCCAATATCCGGAACTTCAAGGTAAGAAAGTAGCTTTTGCCACCACATCTGCGGATGACTTGTCGAAAATCTACGTTTATACCCCGGATGATCCTCGTGGTGCATTTTTGGAGGAACTCGGCATGGAGTATCCGGAAAGTTTAAAGAAGGAAATGAGCAAGTCTGATGGATTTTCGCTGACGGTCAGTGCTGAAAATGCCGATATCTTGAACGATGCCGATATTATTGTAAGTTATGGAGATGAACAGTTATATCAAACGGTAAAAGAAGACCCATTGCTTGGCAAAATCCCAGCGATCAAGAGAGGTTCAGTCGTCTTCATTGGAAATGGTACACCTTTAGCAGCTTCTTTGAATCCGAATCCACTGGCGATTTCCTATACGATTGATGAATACTTAAAATTACTTAGTGAAGCTGCTGATAAGGTGAATGAATAA
- a CDS encoding DUF817 domain-containing protein, protein MRAIKQLVRFGWMQSLSCLFPVVIFTSLAVTQTVPLPLLPRYDWLLIICLVMQWGMVHSGLETRDELKVITLFHLIGLMLELFKTHMGSWSYPEDGYFKIYGVPLYSGFMYASVASYLCQAWRRMKVELVKWPSFYVVTPLAAGIYLNFFTHHYWIDIRWWLSGLVILVFWKSWVTYVVNGKRYRMPLVFSFVLIGFFIWVAENIATFFGAWEYPNQGESWSLVDLGKVSSWLLLVIVSFLIVATLKQVKGESFPKKEIGQGEEKWAEATINREENYQ, encoded by the coding sequence ATGAGAGCAATCAAACAACTTGTTCGATTCGGCTGGATGCAGTCCTTATCATGTTTGTTTCCTGTCGTTATTTTTACATCCCTGGCGGTTACCCAAACCGTGCCGCTTCCCCTTTTACCACGTTATGACTGGCTGCTCATCATCTGCCTCGTCATGCAGTGGGGGATGGTGCATTCCGGTCTTGAAACACGTGATGAACTAAAGGTCATCACGCTGTTCCACCTCATTGGCCTTATGCTTGAGCTTTTTAAAACCCATATGGGCTCGTGGTCTTATCCGGAGGACGGCTATTTTAAAATATATGGCGTGCCTTTATACAGCGGGTTTATGTACGCAAGTGTAGCCAGCTATCTTTGCCAGGCCTGGAGAAGGATGAAGGTGGAACTGGTTAAATGGCCGTCCTTTTACGTAGTTACTCCTCTTGCAGCCGGGATTTATTTGAACTTTTTCACGCATCATTATTGGATAGACATTCGCTGGTGGTTATCCGGCCTTGTCATCCTTGTCTTTTGGAAGTCATGGGTCACTTACGTAGTCAATGGAAAGCGTTACCGGATGCCCCTTGTGTTTTCTTTTGTACTCATCGGCTTTTTTATTTGGGTAGCTGAGAATATCGCCACTTTTTTTGGGGCCTGGGAATACCCAAACCAGGGGGAGTCATGGAGTCTCGTTGATTTAGGAAAAGTGAGCTCATGGCTCTTATTAGTCATCGTCAGCTTTCTGATTGTTGCCACCTTAAAACAGGTAAAAGGAGAATCATTTCCTAAAAAAGAAATAGGTCAAGGCGAGGAAAAATGGGCGGAAGCAACTATAAACCGGGAGGAAAATTATCAATGA